The sequence below is a genomic window from Microbacterium abyssi.
CGGGCGTGCGGTCGAAGTACAAGGTCACGGTCGTGGGAGTGAAGAGTCCCGGCAAGCCGTTCCGTTACGCCGAAGCGGCCACGGTGGTCACCAACCATGACCTCATCATCGTCTCGGGCACTAACAGCGACATCGAGAGGTTCGCGGCGCTCGATCGCTGACTTCGCCGGCTCCGCGCAAGCGAAAACCTGAAAGCTTATTCACATCTGCCGTTCGGGACGATAGAGTCGATCCGGACGCGGCATCGGGGCCGCGTCACGGCATGAAGGATCGGCTGCCATGACGAGCATCCAGGATTCGCTTCTCGACGGCGTCACCACGCGCGTGATCGACACCCCGCGGCTGCGGGTGAATCTCCTGGAGCGCGCGGCGGATGACGCCGACACTCCCCCGGAGCGCACCATCGTCTTCGTGCACGGCAATGTCTCGTCGGCGCTGTTCTGGCAGGAGACGATGCTCGGTCTGCCTGAGGACGTGCGGGCGATCGCGATCGATCTGCGGGGCTTCGGCGACACCGAATCACTGCCGGTGGATGCGACGCGGGGGCTGACGGACTTCAGCGACGACGTGCACGCCACGCTGGATGTGCTGGGTCTTGCGACCGCACATCTGGTCGGGTGGTCGATGGGCGGCGGGGTCGTGATGCAGTACGCGCTCGACCACCCCGTACTCAGCCTGACGCTGCAGGCGCCGGTCTCGCCGTACGGGTTCGGTGGCACGCGTCCGGACGGCTCGCGCCTCACGGACGACGACGCCGGATGCGGCGGCGGCGGCGGGAACCCGGACTTCATCGGGCGGCTGCGTTCCGGCGACATGTCAGCGGATGCGGCGACGTCGCCGCGCAGTGTGTTCCGGGCGAGCTACGTCGCCCCGGGATACACGAGCGACCACGAGGACATCTGGATCGCCTCGATGAACACGACCTCGACCGCTGAGGGCAACTACCCGGGCGACGGCGTTGCGAGTGCGAACTGGCCCGGCTTCGGCGCGGGGGATTCGGGCGTGCTGAATACGATGGCACCCAAGCACTTCAACGTCTCGCGCATCGTCGAGCTCGCGGAGAAGCCGCCGATCCTGTGGGTGCGCGGCACCGAGGACGCGATCGTGTCGGACGCGTCGTTCTTCGACCTCAATCATCTGGGCGCGGTCGGGGCGATACCCGGCTGGCCGGGCGCCGAGGTCGCTCCGGCGCAGCAGATGGTGACGCAGACCCGGAACGTGCTGTCGGCCTATCGGAATGCCGGGGGCTCGGTGACCGAGATCGAGTGGGAGGGCGTCGGACACTCGCCGCACCTCGAGCGCCCTGCGCAGTTCCGCGCCGCGCTGCTCGAGCGGATCGGGTACGCGGGCGCCTGACCCGCTACTTCCCTTCGGCGAGCTCCTTCGCGCGCGCGAGCGCAGCGTCCGTCGCCTCGGCGAACACCGCGTCGAGGTGCGCGCCCTGCAGGACCGCGACCGCCCGCTCAGTCGTGCCCTTCGGGCTCGTCACGCGGCGGCGGAGCTCGGCCGGTTCCTCCCCGGATGCGACCAGCAGCGCGGTCGCGCCGATGAACGTCTGCTCGGCCATGAGCCGGGCGTCCACCTCGTCGAAGCCCTTGCCGATGGCGGCCTTCGTGAGCTCCTCGATGAGCAGGAACACATACGCGGGGCCCGATCCGGAGATCGTGGAGAGCGCGTCGATCTTCTCCTCCGGCACCTCGACCACCGCACCGACGAGTTCGAAGAGCTGCCGCACGAGCGCCAGGTCCTCCGCCGTAGCGGCGACGCCGGCTGCCAGGCCGGTGACGGCCTTCCCTACCGTGGCGGGGGTGTTCGGCATCGAGCGGATGACGCGGACGTCGTCGCCGAGTCCCTCGGCGAAGGTCGCGAGCGTGACGCCCGCGGCGAGGCTGACGACGATGGCATCCTCGCGCAGCGCGGGCGCGATCTCACGGAGCAGGTCGGGGACCATCGCCGGTTTGACTCCGACGAGGACGATGCGGGCGGATGCCGCGGCATCCGTATTCCCGCTGGGGGTGTTCTCCAGGGCGATCGCGGTGACACCCTCGAGGCCGTCGAGGGTCGCGGCCTTCTCCGCCGTGCGATTCGTGGCGACGATGCCACCATCGACATGGATGCCGGAGGCGACCACGCCGTGCAGGATGGCGCCTCCCATGGATCCGGCGCCGAGGAATGCGAGGGACGGAAGCGATTCAGCCATGCGGCAATCCTATGCGCGGCATCCGAAAGCGCCGAGGATGCCTCCTGCGGATAACAGCCGCCGGAACTAGACTCGCGGCATGAGCGGATCTGCCAGCAAACACGACCTCGACCTGATCATGGATGCCGTCCTCGGCTGCTCTGACGTCGAGAAGCTCATCAGCCTCAAGACGTACCAGATCGCAGACGACGAGCTCCTCGTCGCCGTGAAGATCGCCCTTCCGGCGGAGAAGACCGTCCGCGACGTCGCGGACGTCATAGGCGAGATCGAGGAGCAGATCCGCAAGACGGTGACGGCTGCGCGGGCGATCTACATCCAGCCGGACATCTACCGCCCGTCGCTCGATCCCGAGCCCTCGACGGACGTGTTCGTGCTGAAGTCCGAGGACTGAGCCAGCACGCAGAAGACTCAGCGTCGCTGCTCGAAGAACGCGCGAAGCAGGGCGGTCGAGGCATCCTCGGCAACTCCCCCGACGACCTCGGCGCGATAGGGCAGCCGGCGGTCGCGCAGCACGTCGTACATGGAACCGGCGGCGCCCGCCTTCTCGTCCCAGGCGCCGAAGACGACGCGCCCCACGCGCGCCTGCAGGATCGCGCCCGCGCACATGACGCACGGCTCGAGTGTGACGACGAGGGTGTGTCCTTCGAGATTCCATGACCCGATGCATGCCGCGGCCTGCCGGAGCGCGACGATCTCGGCATGGCCGGTCGGGTCGTGGGTCTCCTCGCGGGTGTTGCGCCCCTCCGAGACGATGCCGCCGGAGGCGTCGAGGACGACGGCGCCCACCGGCACCTCCCGCGCCGCGGCCGCTTCTTCGGCGAGCGCGAGAGCGCGGAGCATCCCATCGCTGTCTGCCTGGCGCATGTTCCGAGCGTATCCGGACGCGCGGCGCATTACCCTGTATCTATGCGTGTTCACGTCGCCGACCACCCTCTCATCACTCACAAGCTCACGGTCCTGCGCGACGAGCGCACCCCGTCGCCGGTCTTCCGGCAGCTGACCGAAGAGCTCGTGACCCTGCTCGCCTATGAGGCGACGCGGAACGTCAAGGTCTCGCCGGTCGAGATCCAGACGCCGGTGACGACCACCATGGGCGTGAAGATCTCCGAGCCGCGCCCGATCGTCGTCCCGATCCTGCGGGCAGGATTGGGCATGCTCGAGGGCCTCGTCAAGCTGCTGCCGACGGCGGAGGTCGGCTTCCTCGGCATGGTGCGCGACGAGACCACGTTCGAGCCGACGACCTATGCCGAGCGCCTCCCCGAAGACCTCAGCGACCGCCAGTGCTTCGCGATCGACCCCATGCTCGCCACGGGCGGCTCGCTCGCGGCGGCGATCCAATTCTTCTTCGACCGCGGTGCGAAGGACGTCACCGCGATCTGCCTGCTCGGCACCCCCGAGGGCCTTGAGGCGATCGAGAGGCTCGTGGGCGACCGCGACGTGACGATCGTGCTCGGCGCCCTGGATGAGGGTCTCGACGAAAACCGCTACATCGTGCCTGGTCTCGGCGACGCCGGCGACCGCCTGTACGGCACGGTCTGACCGCGAGGTCTCTGCGGCTACTGCCGCGCCCAGACCCCCAGCTCGTTGCCGCTCGGGTCGGCGAAGTGCAACCGCCGTCCGCCGGGGAACGCGTACGCCTCTTGCACGATCGTGCCGCCGGCGCTGACGATCGCCTGAGCGGTCTCGTCAAGGTCGTCGGAGTAGAGCAGGACGAGGGGGCCGCCGACGGGGCGACCCTCGGGTGAGACCAGCAGCCCGCCGACCTCTTCGCCATCGCCGTCAGGGGACGCGATGCCGGCGTAGTCGGGCCCGTAATCCACGAAGGTCCAGCCGAACGCGGCCTCGTAGAACGCTTTCGCCGCGGCCAGATCCGTCACGGTGAGTTCGGTGTAGTCGAGCGTGTGATGCCGGGGTTTCGATGCCATGACGAAACGCTAACAGCGGGATCAGACATCGACTCGGCCCTCGGGTCTCAGTGGCGGTCGGCACCGACCAGTCGGGCGAAGGCACTCATGCGCGCAACGCCCTCCGGCGTGCGCGGAAGGTCGTCGAGCAGCGCCGGCGAGTAAATCAGGTAGGCGGCGACCTGCGCCCGCGAGATCGCCACATTGAGCCGGTTCTGCAGCAGCAGGAACTCCGGACCGCGCGGCGCATCGCGTCCGCTGGATGCCGCGAGCGTGGTGATCGACACCGCCGCTTCTTTGCCCTGGAAGTTGTCGACCGTTCCCACCGGCACCCCGCCGAATCCTGCCGCGGTGAGAGCGTCGTGGACGAGCTGCTTCTGCGCGTTGTACGGCGCGACCACGATGATGTCGGACTCTGTGAGCGGGCGCGGTGGCGCGCCGGGCTCGGTGAATCCGCGCCCGATCAGGTCGCGCACCAGCCGCACGACCTCGTCGGCCTCCTGGGGTGACTGCGTCGCGTTGCCCCTGTGCCGGAGCGGGACGACATGGAGTCCGGCGTCGACGCCGTCGATCGCGCGGAGCTCGGTGCCGGATGCCGAGGCGAGCTGCCCCGCGTACGCCAGCCGCGACACCGGGCTCGCGACCGCCGGATGCATGCGCCAGCTGCGATCCAGGAAGTAGCCGTATTCGGGCCGGACGACGGCATCGCCGTCCATCACCCAACCGAGCGCCGACGTGTCGACGGGTTCGGGGTGCGCGCCCTGACTGACCTGCGGCAGCTGCTGGGGGTCGCCGAGCAGCAGCAGCCGTTTCGCGCCGGCGGCGACGGCGATGGTGGAGGCGAGTGAGAACTGCCCCGCTTCGTCGATCACGATGAGGTCGAGCCCGCCGCGGTCGACGCGTGCGGTGTTGCTGAAGTCCCATGCGGTGCCGCCGACGACCAACCCCTGGCCCTCGCGCTCGGCGAGGAACGACGCCATCCCGGTCTTCGGGATCGGCGTGTACGTCGGCTCGAGGCCCTTCTCCTTGGGAGACTTCGCGACCTGCCCGGCAGGAACCCCGGCAGCGAGGACGCGCTCGAGCAGCGTCTCGATGATCGCGTGCGACTGCGCCACGACGCCGACGCGGAAGCCGTATTCGTTCACGAGCCGCGCGATCACGTGGGATCCGGTGTAGGTCTTGCCCGTCCCGGGAGGGCCCTGCACGGCGAGGTAACTGTGGTCGAGGTCGCGCACGGCGCGCACGATCGCATCGATCACGTCGCCGTCCGCCGGTGGGAGGCCTGCGCCGGAGATCGTGCGCGGGGGCAGCCTGCGCAGGATGTCGGTGGCGGCGTCCTGCGGGAAGGCCGGGGCGGCCTCGTGCACGGCATCCGCCCACTCGTCTATCGCGCCCTGCAGCGAGACGACCCGCGGCGGGGCGGCGGGGGTGAGGGCGAGCGGGAACTCGTCCCAGGTCTGCCCGCCGGCCGCGTTCTCGGCGATGACGTAGCCGTCGTCGAGAACCTCGACGATCGTCACCGTGCGCGGCACATGCACCGCTCGGGACGGCGCCTCGACGTCGAACGGTGCGGGGAACGGGTACAGCGCGAACGGGCTGCCCCCCTCGCCGAGCGTCGTCCCCGGCGAGATCTCGCCGCGGATCTCGATCTCGCGCGACATGACTCTGCGGCCCTCTTCCACGCTCCAGTCGCGGCGGAGCGCGGACGTCGCCGCATCCACCCGAACGACGTCGCGTGTCTGATCCCACATCGAGACGGGTTCGCGCAGCCGCTGGAAGTGCCCGACCCAGAAGCTCTTCGCCTCCCGCGGGTAGTAGTCGATCGCGGCGGCCGCGACGCGGTGCGCCTCTCCGTCCCCGCCTGCCGCGACGTCCCGCTCCGCATCGGCGAGCAGCGCCACGGAGCGCGGGGACGGCTCGTAGATGAGGTCGTCGGGCTGGTCGGGCGGTGCGGGGTTGACGCCCTTCTCCTTTGCGATCTCGATCAGCCAGTTGCGCAGTCGCCGCGTCGATACGCAGTCGTAGCGGTTGTAGTCCGCGAGGTCGGCCAGCACGGCATCGGCCTCTGCGGCCTCGCCCGCAGCCGCGAGCTGACGCGCCGCGACATACTGCACGATCGAGTCGTCGCCCTTCTGCACGTCACTCGTGCGCACCTCTTCGCCCATGTAGAGCGGCTCGAGCTTCTTGATCGAGTACGAGCGCGACCCGACCCGCACGGTGCGCAGCACGAGCGGATACAGGTCGACGAAGACCCCTTCGCGCAGCAGTCTGTCGACCTCGGCCTCGCGAATGCCGTGGCGCGACGCCATAGCGACCAGGTGCGAGGTCTCGTACGGCGCGTAGTGGTAGATGTGCATGTCGGGATGCGCCGTGCGGCGCGCGTTCACGAAGTCGAGGAACAGCTCGAGCGCACGCTTCTCGTCGGCGAAGGTGTGCGCCCACAGCGGCGTGTACTGGTCGTCGTTGTCGACCCAGCCGAACAGGTAGTCGATGCCCCAGTGCGCGTGACCGTCGGCCGCCGGTTCGGTGTAGAGCGGATC
It includes:
- a CDS encoding alpha/beta hydrolase, with the translated sequence MTSIQDSLLDGVTTRVIDTPRLRVNLLERAADDADTPPERTIVFVHGNVSSALFWQETMLGLPEDVRAIAIDLRGFGDTESLPVDATRGLTDFSDDVHATLDVLGLATAHLVGWSMGGGVVMQYALDHPVLSLTLQAPVSPYGFGGTRPDGSRLTDDDAGCGGGGGNPDFIGRLRSGDMSADAATSPRSVFRASYVAPGYTSDHEDIWIASMNTTSTAEGNYPGDGVASANWPGFGAGDSGVLNTMAPKHFNVSRIVELAEKPPILWVRGTEDAIVSDASFFDLNHLGAVGAIPGWPGAEVAPAQQMVTQTRNVLSAYRNAGGSVTEIEWEGVGHSPHLERPAQFRAALLERIGYAGA
- the proC gene encoding pyrroline-5-carboxylate reductase, with protein sequence MAESLPSLAFLGAGSMGGAILHGVVASGIHVDGGIVATNRTAEKAATLDGLEGVTAIALENTPSGNTDAAASARIVLVGVKPAMVPDLLREIAPALREDAIVVSLAAGVTLATFAEGLGDDVRVIRSMPNTPATVGKAVTGLAAGVAATAEDLALVRQLFELVGAVVEVPEEKIDALSTISGSGPAYVFLLIEELTKAAIGKGFDEVDARLMAEQTFIGATALLVASGEEPAELRRRVTSPKGTTERAVAVLQGAHLDAVFAEATDAALARAKELAEGK
- the tadA gene encoding tRNA adenosine(34) deaminase TadA; the encoded protein is MRQADSDGMLRALALAEEAAAAREVPVGAVVLDASGGIVSEGRNTREETHDPTGHAEIVALRQAAACIGSWNLEGHTLVVTLEPCVMCAGAILQARVGRVVFGAWDEKAGAAGSMYDVLRDRRLPYRAEVVGGVAEDASTALLRAFFEQRR
- the upp gene encoding uracil phosphoribosyltransferase, encoding MRVHVADHPLITHKLTVLRDERTPSPVFRQLTEELVTLLAYEATRNVKVSPVEIQTPVTTTMGVKISEPRPIVVPILRAGLGMLEGLVKLLPTAEVGFLGMVRDETTFEPTTYAERLPEDLSDRQCFAIDPMLATGGSLAAAIQFFFDRGAKDVTAICLLGTPEGLEAIERLVGDRDVTIVLGALDEGLDENRYIVPGLGDAGDRLYGTV
- a CDS encoding VOC family protein; the encoded protein is MASKPRHHTLDYTELTVTDLAAAKAFYEAAFGWTFVDYGPDYAGIASPDGDGEEVGGLLVSPEGRPVGGPLVLLYSDDLDETAQAIVSAGGTIVQEAYAFPGGRRLHFADPSGNELGVWARQ
- a CDS encoding TM0106 family RecB-like putative nuclease, with translation MRIDTQAQRVIWSASDLKAAAECEFAWARAIDAKLGRVAAVVEPEDATLARAAKLGDVHEAKVLVAYRERLGANAVHEIVRASSADADALATVVAETQKALRSDAKLLFQAAFATEEFVGFADFLLREDDGRWRVQDSKLARMARVTALMQLAAYVDQLDGLGIPRSDEVDLILGDGTISTHQVDDLLPLFHVRRARLRTLIADRDVPAGAAGVALAWGDERGDIGLVACGRCATCTEQVDAARDLLMVARMRPVQRARLRAAGIETINALGAATTAPAGMNIDTFESLRAQARLQLRADADDESTYDVYHPEAIHTLPRPSRGDIFFDFEGDPLYTEPAADGHAHWGIDYLFGWVDNDDQYTPLWAHTFADEKRALELFLDFVNARRTAHPDMHIYHYAPYETSHLVAMASRHGIREAEVDRLLREGVFVDLYPLVLRTVRVGSRSYSIKKLEPLYMGEEVRTSDVQKGDDSIVQYVAARQLAAAGEAAEADAVLADLADYNRYDCVSTRRLRNWLIEIAKEKGVNPAPPDQPDDLIYEPSPRSVALLADAERDVAAGGDGEAHRVAAAAIDYYPREAKSFWVGHFQRLREPVSMWDQTRDVVRVDAATSALRRDWSVEEGRRVMSREIEIRGEISPGTTLGEGGSPFALYPFPAPFDVEAPSRAVHVPRTVTIVEVLDDGYVIAENAAGGQTWDEFPLALTPAAPPRVVSLQGAIDEWADAVHEAAPAFPQDAATDILRRLPPRTISGAGLPPADGDVIDAIVRAVRDLDHSYLAVQGPPGTGKTYTGSHVIARLVNEYGFRVGVVAQSHAIIETLLERVLAAGVPAGQVAKSPKEKGLEPTYTPIPKTGMASFLAEREGQGLVVGGTAWDFSNTARVDRGGLDLIVIDEAGQFSLASTIAVAAGAKRLLLLGDPQQLPQVSQGAHPEPVDTSALGWVMDGDAVVRPEYGYFLDRSWRMHPAVASPVSRLAYAGQLASASGTELRAIDGVDAGLHVVPLRHRGNATQSPQEADEVVRLVRDLIGRGFTEPGAPPRPLTESDIIVVAPYNAQKQLVHDALTAAGFGGVPVGTVDNFQGKEAAVSITTLAASSGRDAPRGPEFLLLQNRLNVAISRAQVAAYLIYSPALLDDLPRTPEGVARMSAFARLVGADRH